TGGAGGTGGACCCATGCATCAGGGACACTGACCCCGACCTGTCACCAGCTGCcatcctgggcagggagccctggggccaccaTGGGAGTGTGTCATACCgaaaaaccttccttttcctgggAGGCTGGGGACGGCGGGAGTGCCCACTGTGCCTGTGGGACCTTTCTGAGGACCTTGCACAGATGCTGAGGACGGGGAGGTGACTGAGGGTCAGCCCTGGGATGGAGGGCACAGGGGGTAGGCCCAGGTTGGGAGGTGGCATggggtgttgtgcccaagattgcaaatctgagaaaccactaAGGAGTCCACACCAATGGAAGGACACAAGGGATGATTTACAAACttgagcttgtgtccaagtataccctacacagcagagcagggacttggaccctgaggtgggtttcattttagattttagacTGGTCTCAGGGACCTCCGGAGGGGGTAGAGCAATtgctcaagttctgtttacattttgacaTGGCGCCTTCAatgcattgagctctgttctcattctaataggtgcttcctgcccttggcctgggctcagttttGATTCTATTGTGGGGCTTTGTAGGAAATTCAGCTGTAAACTTTTgattttcctgtaactgaagtaatgtacaTTTCAGCTCTTCTTCGCAGGGGCCGTGGATTGCTGGACATGTGCTatcgctgaacttaaagtggaatggcctaaATTTTCTGGGCCTCCACGCATCCAGTCCCATCTTACCTAGCTCCTTCCCCCGTCCCCAGAGATCCAAAGAGAGCAATTGCAGAAGACCTAAAGGTGGCAGCCtctgttgggggacaggcccagggatttggcaTCAGGAAGACGTGGGCCCAGGTGACCCGCCTGTAGAGCGGATTCTATGCTGCAGTCGCTTATtgcctaaggctatcttgacaacAGACTCTGTACATAGAaatgctctcctttgtctttaaaagatgaagagcgagtcaaagcgttttttcctTGCCCATCTGATtactcagattccaatctgagatgtatttcctgttaataagatagtttactatccgtagtagtatggttaaaatattctgacacaagcaatcagagggatgagggtttctcatctctttcttcacatctcagtcactcatcaggaaatgcatctttatggatttcaaaagaactgagagacattatcaccaatggtcctattatTACGTGacggattcttccctgagattctccccctgtttcaactgacactgaagcactgtgaactctttggaagacaaatgtcaagggaataaatgttaggcattgctattttgaaatgcacttgcaatatggtgtctattataatagaagtatttttatctgatttttgctatttattatcctttcctgcttttcaggttgaggaggcattatacatgctcataagtgtttttctttccttctgatataaaagtcttactttgttcccatcgaaggaactctTTAAGAATCAGGCAAAGTTAATtcaactatacttaaaatgtcttcacacttggagcctgattcatttaagtcaatttgcaaaataaatcttatttactagaaaaaaagattcataggGAATTTGAGAAGAttgtacagagaattctcatgtaCTTACACTAAATTTCTCCaattatttatatcttatattagaatggtacaaatattagctaatgaatctatattaaaatattcacattaacTAAAGACGATGCTTTATTCAAATTTCCCTAGTTTTGCTAAGTTACCATCACTCATATCACATTCCATTTGTACTCATGTTtacttaggctcctctggattgtgacagtctTTCAGCCTTTCCTTGATGTTGTTGAACTGGAACACGTTGAGAAAtagagtattttgtaaaatgtcgcTCAGTTGGGATATGTCTGttgtttatctcatgattgaacagTTTCTGTGGATTATAtgcagagatatactgccatttttattatataatattaggACAGATACTCTCAGCATGATatactgccatttttattatatcatattaagGATAGATACTATTagcatgatttatcagtcttggtatcgatctgatcatcttgctatGGTAGCGTTTGTCAGCTATGTCCGTACTATagtgattctttattattattattattattatttttattatgttattattataattttaagtttttcataatatattttgtagaaggaagttactgtGTGTATTGCACACATAAGAGTGGGACGCTATGCTCATCAACTTGAGGGTGGAacgtctgcacaaattgtttgaaattcttctacaagGGAGATTTCTGTTCCTTCTGCGTTTGTGTGgttgtttctttcttaaagatgttatttatttttttgagagacagagaggagagaaaaagcatcagcgagaggggcagagggagagggagcagcaggttccctgctgaacagggagcctgcctagggacttggatcatgatctgagactaAGGCAGAACTTaactgggaaccctgggtggcgcagcgttttggtgcctgcctttcgcccggggcgcgatcctggagacccgggatcgaatcccacctggggtcccagtgcatggagcctgcttctccctctgcctatgtctctctctctctctctctctctctctctctctctctgtgactaccataaaaaaaaagaacttaactaactgagccacccaggtgccaccctttctttctttctactttctttccttcgttctttatttaaataataaatttatattgtattggtgttccatttgccaacatacagaataacacccagtgctcattccatcaagtgacGCCCTCAATAacggtcacccattcaccccgTCCCCCTGACCTCCTCACCTTCCTTCACCCCtcgttcgtttcctagagttaggagtcttatgttctgtctccctttctgatatttcccagacatttcttccccttcccttatattccctttcattattatctatattccccaaatgaatgagaacatacaatgtttgtccttctccaattgacttacttcactcagcataataccttccagttccatccacgttgaagcaaatagtgggtatttgtcatttctaatggctgagcaaggtccatattttctctccttcatcttctgagtcccctatgatatgaatgttattgttttagtaagtggctgagttccctaagtcggcctctgtggtccataaaaTTTCTTGTTGTTAAGGCCTCCACATGGGACTGCATCTGACTTATACCATTTGTAACGTTGGCCTGACcggattttagttcttttatttctacaggaagggattctctagttttcttctgtgctccttTTCTAGCCCAGCTACTATCTtcataatcattgttttaaactgtagTTAGATATCAAATATGTGTATTGATGATCTTCCTGTCTGTgggtactacctcatgttattttatggaggtcaATTTCCCCAActcattatattttctagaaaagaaggaggaaggaaatggaaaaccaagaaaaacaataacaactgccctcccccccaaaaaaccaccagattattttggcctgcttgttaaaagattagAAATCTCAAATTAAGAAACACAATCAAAGTaccatgaaaggaaaaattagaaatatattaggtacatacataaaaattaaaagaaggcaattaatcaaaaagaaacaaagaaaataaatgaaaataaagcacaaagtacaaaggaagctagaccctactttccaggcagagctgaagctgtGCAGCCTCTGGGGTTCAACAACTTGGTcgcagcgagtggtctgtgcgtgGTCTGGGGATGGACCCTGGCACTGATTTTCAGGTGCTCATCTGCCTGGTAGACGCACCTGCAGggtcagaggcagggagggcgTAAGCGACTCTGGCCTACAGCGGGCTGTGCTGTGCTGCTCCCTGAGATTCAGTGCTGgtgggcaggatgtgggaggggacCCTGGGTCCTCTGGCtttggggctgagcatcccgccccccagtctGCAGGTcctccacagaagagcccccaagcccccgggtctccacCACTTCTCTCAGAaacctgctttccctctgcctggatcagagcttcttttggttttgtgtttttaccTCAGAGTGTTGTACTCACGATTGCCAATCTGAGAGATCACCGAGAGGCGACACCCTTGCAAACACACGAgtgtttatttacaagctcgagcttgtgtccaagtataccgaAACAGTGAATTGGGAGATGGACTCGGAGGTGGGTTTTTGCTTCGTATTAAGGGCTGGTCTCTGGGACCTCCAGAAGTGCTGGAGCAaatcctcaagttctgtttacattttgaaatggggccttcaagggcattgagctctgttttcattctaaTCAGGGCTTTCTGCCCATGGCCTGGTCTCAGTTTTTATTCTAATCTGGGGCTTTCTAGGAAATTAAGCTGTAAacgtttgtttttttcctgtaactgaagtaatgtaaatttcagctcttcttcacaggggcctgggatggctggacatgctctaacactgaacttaaagtggaatggccttaattttctcagcttcCACATGTCCAGTCCCATCctatctagctccttcccccgtccccagagctcctaagagagcaattgcaaaagACCTCAGCGTGGCAGCCcatgttgggggacaggcccagggatttagGATCAGGAAAACCTGGAGCCCAGGCGTCCTGCCTGTGCAGCTGGATtccatgctgcagactcttattccctaaggctatcttgacgaCTGTCTCTGTACATAGAaatgctctcctttgtctttaaaagatgaagagtgAGTCAAACGATATTTCCCTGCCCATCTGATTACTCAGAATCCAATCTGAGACGCATTTCCTGTTAATAGGATATTTAATATGTGTAgtaatatggttaaaatattctgacacaagtaatcagagggatgagggtctctcatctctttcttcacagctcaatcactcatcaggaaatgtaTCTTTATGCATTTGGatagaactgagagacattatcaccaatggtcctattatgatgtgaaggattcttgcctgagattcttcccctgtttcaactgaccctgaagcactgtgaaatcgttggaagacaaatgtcaagggaaaaattgttaggcattgctaatttcaAATGCACTTGCAGTATGGTGTCTGTTATAATACaagtatttttatcttgtttttgctatttattatcctttcctgcttttctggttgaggaggcattatacgcactcataagtgtttttctttccttctgatataaaaccttactttgttcccatcgaaggaactctTTAAGAATCAGGCAAAGTTAATtcaactatacttaaaatgtcttcacaGTTGGAGGGAATCGAAGCCGGGCACAGGCAGTGGACGCGGTCCCGCCGAGAGCCGAAGATGGCAGTGAACGTATACTCAACGTCCGTCACCAGTGATAACCTAAGTCGACATGATATGCTGGCCTGGATCAATGAGTCTCTGCAGCTGAATCTGACAAAGATTGAACAGTTGTGCTCAGGGGCTGCCTATTGTCAGTTTATGGACATGCTATTCTCTGGCTCCGTTGccttgaagaaagtgaaattccaGGCTAAACTAGAGCATGAATACATCCAGAACTTCAAAATACTACAAGCAGGTTTTAAGAGAATGGGTGTTGACAAAATAATTCCTGTGGACAAATTAGTAAAAGGAAAGTTTCGGGACAATTTTGAATTTGTTCAGTGGTTCAAGAAGTTTTCTGATGCAAACTATGATGGAAAAGACTATGACCCTGTAGCTGCCAGACAAGGTCAAGAAACTGCAGTGGCTCCCTCCCTTGTTGCTCCAGCTCTGAACAAACCGAAGAAACCTCTCAGCTCTAGCAGTGCAGCTCCACAGAGGCCCATTGCAACACACAGAACTACTGCAACCCCTAAGGCTGGCCCGGGTGTGGTGCGAAAGAATCCTGGTGTGGGCAACGGGGATGATGAAGCAGCTGAATTGATGCAGCAGGTCAATGTATTGAAACTTCCCGTCGAAgacttggagaaagagagagattgccAGGAGAACGAAGGGGAAAACAACCCTGTATTGCAGAGGATCGTGGACATTCTCTATGCCACAGATGAAGGCTTTGTGGTGCCTGATGAAGGGGGCCCACAGGAGGAGCAAGAAGAGTATTAACAGCCTGGACCAGCAAAGCAACATCCGAATTCTTCACTCCAAATCATGTGCTTAACTGTAAAATATCcccttttattattcttagagGACTCACTGGTTTCTTTTCATGAGCAAACAGGACCTCTTCTTAAAGTGCACTTTGCAGAAGTTTCACCCCTTTTCCAATGAGTTTGAGTTAGGAGCTTTTACCCTGTAGCAGAGCAGTATTAACATCTAGTTGGGTCACCTGGGGAACAGAGAGGCTGACCAtgggtgtgtgtgtctatcacatGCAGGTATCACGTGCAGCTTTGTGATCCTCTGGCTGGGTCACCCAAACGCCGAAACGGTTGGCACAACATCATTTCTGCTGCTGGCACTGGGCAGCTGGCTGGGCTCTCCTGGCCTACCCGGGGCTCGCTCGAGCAGTGACTTTCTGCTGGAGGGTCAGCTGAGATGGGAGGTGGGGCTCGGCCACATTCCCATGTCCGGCAGTGGGTTCCACCCAGCGCtggctgcttctcttctcctcaATGCCTCTCCAGCAGGGAGGGATACCTTGGGTCCGCCCTGGGGTGAGCTCCTGTGCAGCCAGGTGCACatggcagggagccctggggtaCCTGTGTGTGGGAGTTGAGTTGGGCATGGGGCTGGGGTTCTCCGTCCCCTGTGCTGCCTGGCCTTCAGGAGAATCCCAATGCTCGCACAGCCCCTACTCACTTGGGTGAGCAGGGTGCCCTCCACACGCTGGTGTGAGAGATCCAACACCACAAGGTGTGACGCTGAGTGCACATCGTGAGGGTGGCCCTGATGCATGAGCTGCAACTGTGGGACCCAGAAAGTTTAACAAAAATTCTCTACCCCAGGACAAGCTGAGCAGGACtgtttccattttgtgctacacctgccacctcacCTATGACCCCCATATGACCTGCTTGTGGCTGATGGAGCTGCCCCACCCTTGTCAGgctgctgggcacaccctaatcagAAATCGGCTCAAAACATTGTAACCCTgtttgtgcccgccaaaactgcatgccgattctgaccaaagtaataggccagctcaagtggATACTATAGGGAAAGGTGTAATTCATTCggccacctgcatgtggaccgacatgactgtccAACTTTCTatgtatcccatgggccactggatcctataaagctgctacacctcttagtctcggggtcgaagtccctgctcctctgtgtggGGTGCACTtagacccaagctccagcttgtgtAGAAACCCTTGGGAGTTTGCATGggtgtgggctccttggtggtttctcggattcgcaatcttgggcacaacacaaaGGTCTGCTGTCCTGACATAGCTTTCAGGGCCACGCTGATCACACTGCAGGCCCTCTGTGCACCAGGCACACAGGCGTGGGGATGCGTGGAGGGGAGGAAGTGCCCCGGAACCCGGCCAGCCCCGGCCCCCTGGGTAGATGGAGCACAGCCTTCTCAGGTCGCTTTGCACAGACCCTGGTTTCCTGAGGCTCCCTGGCTGTTACTctgtcccagcccctcctggcctGAGGTGCAAAGCCTGAGTCCCAGTAAATTCTGTGGGGTCCTGACCCTGCCATCAGTCCGCCCCTTGAAGTCACGTTTTGACgtcagctgtgtgtgcctggcGATGCCCCTGCATGGCCTGGTTGGGGCCTCATTGgtgcccttcctcctctctgggggTCTCTCCCTGCCTGCTGCAAAGACTTCTGGGAGACACCGAAATGGACTGGCTGTGCATTTTCGCACCACAACACTTTATTGACTTTCTACAGCTAACGGGGCTCAGAGCCGAGGGTACCCGCCTTCCCCTGGGGAGGAAGACCTTTCTGTCCTTTAGGGGAGGGCAAGAATAACACGGGGTGGCGGGGCAGGTGCTGGAGTTCCCCACCTGGGAGCATGTGTGGACTCGTGGTGGGGGCGTGTGTCCTGAGGTTTCAGCCTGAGAGATGGTTCTGAGGACAGCAGAGATGACCTGGACCTGCAGCACATGGGCTTCTGGGCTGGGCCAACACAGGGCACCTGGACCCAGACCTTGGGCCCTCTGGAGCCCCATCACAtggaggagcctgcctcctggtTTGTGTGAGGGTGTGTCCCCAGGCTACCCCTGATTGCCCCACCCTGGAGTGTCCCAGAATCCCCAGGGCTTCCCTAGTTCAGGGACCTGTATCTGTGGGGcatgcccagggcccaggaggccacatcCAGCTGTGAGAGGGCTCACTTAGCACGGGGCCAGAGTCTAGGCTTGGCCAGGGCcatggggggctggatcccattagTCTTTGTGTTGGGCATGGGGGGGACTCAAATCACCCCAGCACCCACAGTgcccggggccaggccagcccaggtccACCTGGGTT
This region of Vulpes lagopus strain Blue_001 unplaced genomic scaffold, ASM1834538v1 ctg150, whole genome shotgun sequence genomic DNA includes:
- the LOC121483816 gene encoding microtubule-associated protein RP/EB family member 1-like; translation: MAVNVYSTSVTSDNLSRHDMLAWINESLQLNLTKIEQLCSGAAYCQFMDMLFSGSVALKKVKFQAKLEHEYIQNFKILQAGFKRMGVDKIIPVDKLVKGKFRDNFEFVQWFKKFSDANYDGKDYDPVAARQGQETAVAPSLVAPALNKPKKPLSSSSAAPQRPIATHRTTATPKAGPGVVRKNPGVGNGDDEAAELMQQVNVLKLPVEDLEKERDCQENEGENNPVLQRIVDILYATDEGFVVPDEGGPQEEQEEY